In Maridesulfovibrio sp., a single genomic region encodes these proteins:
- a CDS encoding EAL domain-containing protein, whose amino-acid sequence MKKNIFLTGLSIRARLTASISILTVFSLILCGSCIYPLVHRIVQDNIEKELHNTTRAMVNMVQAAVNVSVRSHLRAIAEKNLEIVSLIYEEYQSGKISEDEAKQRAERILLGQTIGKTGYLYCLNSNGNVAIHPRSQVKGTNISDHEFIREQTALKNGYINYEWNNPGEKEKKAKALFMSYFAPWDWIISVSAYKNEFSYLINADDFREKVMEISLGKSGYVFIIGKDEEIIVHPWVKGSMKEFYDTLGYQFLHDIYKQKNGKIAYRWQSPDSSEPRKKIAVFEELPQLGWIVASSVYTDEIYGPLNKIITFICLSIAIALLLAIPLGAVVSDSITTPVRRLAELFAEAAKGNWGVRSAHDSRDEIGTLSQGFNRFMDDLQGMKSDLNTEVEIRQKSEYRRRLFEEVFKNAMEGICITDTEGKIIATNPAFTAITGYRQEEILGRNPKILKSDKHSNEFYERMWTQIREKGHWTGEIWNRRKTGESYPELLSISAIRDADGAPTHYVSVFHDITEMKSKEEQLKYQAHHDALTGLPNRILLIDRIAMAISRAKRHETRLALFYLDLDNFKNVNDSLGHETGDRILIQTTERLKQIFKPQDTLARLGGDEFVIMIEGIASELDLITRIEKLLSSFARPFSIDETTLHVTTSLGITIFPDDGEDAGTLIKNADMAMYQAKEEGRNGYHMFRQEMNERAKRRLTVENALRRAVADREFSVYYQPKTDLETATVYGLEALVRWIRPDGIVISPGEFIPLAEETGLIIDIGRIVLETACKDLPVISNKTGLPLSVSINLSGRQLDDPEILNDIRSTVQNTGCNPGNIEFEITESTLMDDVKGTVELLEQISEMGFSLSIDDFGTGYSSLAYLKRFPINTLKIDRSFVMDITESEEDTSIVQTIIDMSRNLGLDVVAEGVEKPEQSAKLLSLGCSRIQGFLYGKPMPLQELIEHLNN is encoded by the coding sequence ATGAAAAAAAACATATTTTTAACCGGGCTGAGCATCAGAGCAAGGCTTACGGCTTCAATCTCGATCCTGACCGTTTTTTCACTCATCTTATGTGGATCATGCATATATCCGCTGGTTCATAGAATAGTTCAGGACAATATTGAAAAGGAACTGCACAATACCACCCGAGCCATGGTGAATATGGTCCAGGCGGCCGTAAATGTATCCGTGCGCAGCCATCTACGTGCAATAGCAGAAAAAAATCTCGAAATCGTCTCTTTGATCTATGAAGAATACCAGTCCGGGAAAATCAGTGAAGATGAAGCAAAGCAACGGGCTGAAAGGATTCTGCTGGGGCAGACAATAGGAAAAACAGGATATTTATACTGCTTGAACAGCAACGGAAACGTGGCCATTCATCCACGCAGCCAAGTGAAAGGAACAAATATTTCCGACCACGAGTTTATAAGAGAACAGACCGCGCTCAAAAACGGCTATATCAATTACGAATGGAATAATCCCGGCGAAAAAGAAAAAAAAGCGAAAGCTCTTTTCATGTCCTACTTTGCACCGTGGGACTGGATAATATCCGTTTCAGCCTACAAAAATGAATTTTCATACCTTATAAATGCTGACGACTTCCGGGAAAAAGTCATGGAAATCAGCCTGGGCAAGTCCGGGTATGTATTCATTATCGGCAAGGATGAGGAAATAATCGTCCATCCGTGGGTAAAAGGCTCCATGAAAGAGTTTTACGACACCCTCGGCTATCAGTTCCTGCACGACATTTACAAACAGAAAAACGGGAAGATCGCATATCGCTGGCAGTCACCTGACAGCAGCGAGCCACGAAAGAAAATAGCCGTATTCGAAGAACTGCCCCAGTTGGGGTGGATTGTCGCATCCTCAGTATACACGGACGAAATTTACGGACCGCTGAACAAGATAATCACCTTCATATGCCTATCAATAGCAATTGCGCTGCTGCTGGCAATTCCTCTCGGAGCGGTTGTGAGCGACAGTATTACTACTCCGGTACGGCGTCTTGCGGAACTGTTTGCAGAGGCGGCAAAAGGAAACTGGGGCGTCCGTTCCGCACATGATTCGCGCGATGAAATAGGAACCCTCTCACAGGGATTCAACCGCTTCATGGATGACCTGCAAGGCATGAAAAGCGACCTGAACACTGAAGTTGAAATACGACAGAAGTCGGAATACAGACGCAGACTTTTTGAAGAAGTATTCAAAAATGCCATGGAAGGTATATGCATAACCGATACTGAAGGCAAAATCATTGCCACTAATCCAGCCTTCACGGCCATTACGGGATATAGACAGGAAGAAATACTGGGCAGGAACCCCAAAATCCTTAAGTCCGACAAACACAGCAATGAATTCTATGAGCGCATGTGGACGCAGATCAGGGAAAAAGGACATTGGACAGGAGAAATATGGAACAGACGCAAAACCGGAGAATCATACCCGGAACTGCTGAGCATCAGCGCAATCCGCGATGCTGACGGGGCACCGACTCATTATGTGTCCGTATTTCATGATATTACAGAGATGAAAAGCAAAGAGGAGCAGTTGAAATATCAGGCTCACCATGATGCTTTGACAGGCCTGCCCAACCGGATTCTGCTTATCGACCGTATCGCAATGGCGATTTCCAGAGCCAAAAGACACGAAACAAGACTGGCACTGTTTTACCTGGATCTGGATAATTTCAAGAACGTCAACGACTCACTCGGGCATGAAACAGGAGACAGGATACTGATTCAGACAACAGAACGTCTGAAACAGATTTTCAAACCGCAGGATACCCTCGCTCGGCTAGGCGGTGACGAATTCGTTATCATGATAGAAGGTATTGCCAGCGAACTGGATCTGATCACCAGAATAGAGAAGCTGCTCAGTTCATTTGCCCGGCCGTTTTCCATAGACGAAACCACACTGCACGTAACGACCAGTCTTGGAATAACCATCTTTCCTGATGACGGCGAGGATGCAGGAACTCTGATCAAGAACGCCGACATGGCCATGTATCAGGCCAAAGAGGAAGGACGTAACGGCTACCATATGTTCCGTCAGGAGATGAATGAACGTGCGAAACGCAGGTTAACGGTGGAAAATGCTCTGCGCCGGGCTGTGGCTGATAGGGAGTTTTCTGTATACTATCAGCCCAAAACCGACCTTGAAACAGCAACTGTCTATGGATTGGAAGCACTGGTACGCTGGATACGCCCGGACGGGATTGTGATCTCTCCGGGAGAATTCATCCCGCTGGCCGAGGAAACAGGACTGATCATTGATATCGGCAGAATAGTGCTGGAAACAGCATGTAAGGATCTGCCGGTCATATCGAATAAGACGGGACTTCCGCTCTCGGTTTCCATAAACCTGTCCGGGCGTCAGCTAGATGATCCGGAAATCCTGAATGATATCCGCTCCACCGTACAGAATACAGGATGTAACCCCGGAAATATTGAATTTGAAATAACCGAATCAACCTTGATGGATGACGTAAAAGGAACGGTGGAACTTCTGGAACAGATTTCGGAAATGGGTTTTTCCCTGTCCATCGACGACTTCGGAACAGGATACTCCTCCCTTGCCTATCTCAAAAGATTTCCGATCAATACGCTTAAAATTGACCGTTCATTCGTTATGGACATAACGGAAAGTGAAGAAGATACAAGCATAGTCCAGACAATCATAGATATGAGCCGCAACCTCGGTCTGGATGTGGTTGCAGAAGGAGTGGAAAAGCCGGAGCAGTCCGCTAAACTTCTTTCCCTTGGCTGCAGCCGGATACAGGGTTTTCTGTACGGAAAACCCATGCCCCTGCAGGAACTTATTGAGCATCTGAACAACTGA
- the ercA gene encoding alcohol dehydrogenase-like regulatory protein ErcA translates to MRKFVAPEIIFGVGSSLLAGQYAENFGVRRALIVTDPGIVNCSWVHAVQESLQRSGVETVVFSNVSENPRDTEVMSGADIYLENDCDCIVAVGGGSPMDCAKGIGIVSTNNAHILSFEGVDMVEVPGPPLICIPTTAGSSADVSQFAIITDTKRDVKISIVSKAMVPDAALIDPKLTTTMNLQLTAATGMDALTHAMEAYVSNANSALTDLLALDAIKLVRSNLVKVIKDPGNIELRGHVMLGSMQAGLAFSNAILGAVHAMAHSLGGHLDLPHGECNAILLPYVVRINFPYAEERYRNIAEAMGNVVEGKTGDDVCESLVESIIDMRRKAGITKSLRDFGLEKAEIPKLAELALKDACMVTNPVELTQQDVEKIYEAAF, encoded by the coding sequence ATGCGTAAGTTTGTGGCACCGGAAATTATTTTCGGTGTAGGCTCATCTTTACTTGCCGGGCAATATGCCGAAAATTTCGGTGTCCGCCGGGCGTTGATTGTTACAGATCCCGGTATCGTCAACTGCAGCTGGGTGCATGCTGTTCAGGAAAGCCTGCAACGTTCCGGGGTGGAAACAGTCGTATTCAGCAATGTGTCGGAGAACCCGCGTGATACAGAAGTGATGAGCGGGGCTGATATATATCTGGAAAATGATTGCGACTGTATTGTTGCCGTGGGAGGAGGAAGTCCCATGGATTGCGCAAAGGGTATAGGGATTGTCTCCACAAACAACGCCCATATCCTGAGTTTTGAAGGGGTGGACATGGTTGAAGTTCCCGGTCCGCCGCTCATCTGCATACCTACCACGGCAGGAAGTTCGGCCGATGTGTCGCAGTTTGCCATAATTACCGATACCAAGCGCGATGTAAAAATCAGCATCGTAAGCAAGGCGATGGTCCCTGATGCCGCTCTGATCGACCCGAAGCTCACAACCACAATGAACCTGCAGCTTACCGCCGCGACAGGCATGGATGCATTGACCCATGCAATGGAAGCATATGTTTCCAACGCCAATTCCGCTTTGACCGATCTTCTTGCTCTTGATGCCATAAAGCTTGTCAGGTCCAATCTCGTAAAAGTAATCAAGGATCCGGGAAATATTGAATTGCGCGGTCACGTGATGCTTGGAAGCATGCAGGCCGGACTGGCTTTTTCGAACGCAATACTCGGGGCTGTCCATGCCATGGCCCACAGCCTCGGAGGACATCTGGACCTGCCGCACGGTGAATGCAACGCCATACTGCTGCCTTATGTGGTACGGATCAATTTCCCTTACGCCGAGGAGAGGTACAGGAATATCGCCGAAGCAATGGGTAATGTTGTTGAAGGAAAGACGGGAGATGATGTCTGTGAAAGTCTGGTTGAGAGTATAATAGATATGCGCAGGAAGGCCGGAATAACCAAGAGCCTCCGCGATTTCGGTCTGGAAAAGGCAGAAATTCCAAAGCTTGCCGAGCTGGCTTTGAAGGATGCATGCATGGTCACAAATCCGGTGGAATTAACTCAGCAGGACGTTGAGAAGATTTATGAAGCGGCGTTCTAA
- a CDS encoding OmpH family outer membrane protein, protein MLKNAIKLTLFLMIAIFVAGCQQQASSEAKIGFVDTNRVFKECKAGAEGMAYLQQAGEEFKAKFTEMQKTLAGNQTEENTRKFQEALGEYQTKMGAEQNRIVEALQNGFTKAVDEFRTANGYSAILSVETAVSYDKSADISDKIIEALNKMDIKIKPE, encoded by the coding sequence ATGTTGAAAAATGCAATAAAGTTAACACTCTTTCTCATGATCGCCATATTTGTGGCAGGCTGTCAACAACAGGCATCGTCCGAAGCCAAGATCGGATTCGTAGATACTAACAGGGTTTTCAAAGAGTGCAAAGCAGGAGCTGAAGGCATGGCCTACCTGCAGCAGGCCGGCGAAGAATTCAAGGCCAAATTCACTGAAATGCAGAAAACCCTCGCAGGTAACCAGACAGAGGAAAACACCAGAAAATTCCAGGAAGCTCTCGGCGAATATCAGACCAAAATGGGTGCTGAACAGAACAGAATAGTAGAAGCCCTGCAGAACGGATTCACCAAAGCTGTGGACGAATTCCGCACCGCAAACGGCTATTCGGCAATCCTTTCCGTGGAAACAGCTGTTAGCTACGACAAGTCTGCCGACATCAGTGACAAGATCATTGAAGCCCTGAACAAAATGGACATCAAGATCAAACCCGAATAA
- a CDS encoding PAS domain S-box protein, whose translation MKRRSKTDNNENVRNKLIGLGENSMRKSYYPELRERINELERFRALVEHANDALFVLDAFSWSFADINKTALNKTGYSREELLDSPPELVFPEDTCFLLHEVLIDDEVYSSWDREDVSTTELLCRGGSSIPVEMTLRVHFVGGRLYLVMVARDVRRRLADQRELRRTRNYLANVIDSMQSILVGVDEKANVVLWNAFAVKETGIPAEEAEGRFVFKMMPELRRFESLISETIKGSQVGGTEIFHVDSGRGTVFFEIVVFPFKSEEESGAVIRIDDITARTRMEEVMVQTEKMMTVGGLAAGMAHEINNPLGGILQGVQNIQRRISSDLNKNLKVAEELGIPFEKIMQYCEKRGIVQKLESVRQMGERSARIVSNMLQFSRQSGGEKVCSNIGKVVETAIELSFSGYDIYRNSGDKGVEIIRELDDSVNDILCSPSEIEQVLINLIKNSVQAIYTAADNPEGRRGVIAVRLRPDGDFVRLEIEDNGPGMDQDTRRKALEPFFTTKPAGEGTGLGLFVSYFIITQKHGGTFDIETAPGKGMKVIIRLPAVCNCSSQGECS comes from the coding sequence ATGAAGCGGCGTTCTAAGACAGACAACAATGAGAATGTTCGCAACAAGCTCATCGGGCTTGGCGAAAATTCCATGCGCAAAAGCTATTATCCGGAACTTCGGGAAAGGATAAATGAGCTTGAGCGCTTCAGGGCATTGGTGGAGCACGCCAACGATGCCCTCTTTGTCCTTGATGCTTTTTCGTGGAGTTTTGCCGACATCAACAAAACCGCCCTGAATAAAACCGGATATTCGCGCGAGGAACTGCTGGACAGTCCCCCGGAACTGGTTTTTCCTGAAGATACATGCTTCCTTTTGCATGAAGTGCTGATAGACGATGAAGTCTATTCTTCCTGGGACAGGGAGGATGTTTCCACTACGGAACTGCTCTGCCGCGGAGGTTCAAGCATTCCGGTTGAGATGACTCTGCGGGTGCATTTCGTGGGGGGCAGGCTTTATCTGGTCATGGTTGCCCGTGATGTTCGCAGAAGGCTTGCCGATCAGCGGGAATTGCGCCGGACGCGTAATTATCTGGCGAACGTGATCGATTCCATGCAGTCCATACTGGTCGGGGTTGATGAAAAGGCCAATGTGGTTCTTTGGAACGCCTTTGCGGTTAAGGAAACAGGTATCCCCGCAGAGGAGGCTGAAGGACGGTTTGTTTTTAAAATGATGCCGGAACTGAGGCGTTTCGAGAGCCTTATTTCCGAGACCATCAAAGGTTCGCAGGTAGGTGGAACCGAGATTTTTCATGTTGACAGCGGCAGGGGAACCGTTTTTTTCGAAATAGTTGTGTTCCCCTTCAAAAGTGAGGAAGAATCAGGAGCCGTTATCAGGATTGATGATATTACCGCCAGAACGCGCATGGAAGAAGTCATGGTCCAGACTGAGAAGATGATGACTGTGGGCGGTCTTGCTGCGGGTATGGCCCATGAGATAAACAATCCTCTCGGCGGTATTCTGCAGGGAGTGCAGAATATACAGCGGCGCATTTCTTCGGACCTGAATAAGAATCTGAAAGTGGCGGAAGAACTCGGTATACCGTTTGAAAAGATAATGCAGTACTGCGAGAAGAGAGGAATTGTCCAAAAACTGGAATCCGTCCGGCAGATGGGTGAGCGCTCGGCCAGAATTGTTTCCAATATGCTTCAGTTCAGCCGGCAGTCCGGTGGCGAGAAGGTCTGCTCCAATATCGGAAAGGTGGTTGAAACAGCCATAGAACTTTCATTCAGCGGATACGATATATACCGCAACTCCGGTGATAAGGGAGTTGAAATTATCCGGGAACTGGATGACTCCGTTAATGACATTCTGTGTTCGCCTTCCGAAATAGAACAGGTCCTGATCAATCTTATCAAGAATTCCGTTCAGGCCATTTATACGGCTGCGGATAATCCTGAAGGGCGCCGGGGCGTAATTGCCGTCCGGCTTCGTCCTGATGGTGATTTTGTGCGTCTCGAAATAGAGGACAACGGTCCTGGAATGGATCAGGACACGCGCAGAAAAGCATTGGAGCCTTTTTTCACTACCAAGCCGGCAGGCGAGGGGACCGGATTGGGATTGTTCGTCTCCTACTTTATCATAACCCAGAAGCACGGCGGAACCTTCGACATAGAAACAGCCCCGGGAAAGGGGATGAAGGTAATCATAAGGCTTCCAGCTGTCTGCAACTGCAGCTCGCAGGGTGAATGCAGTTAA